One stretch of Cyanobacterium stanieri LEGE 03274 DNA includes these proteins:
- a CDS encoding PhzF family phenazine biosynthesis protein, with product MKFYTLDVFTNQIFSGNQLAVFPEVKDLSDEIMQKIAVEFNFSETVFVFDDEKADFRLRIFTPGGEIPFAGHPTIGTAFLLAKLGKIDVDGGQVIFREGVGDVPVTIFQDKQDNLWTELRAPSTLEFYKDCPSRDDLARVLSLGVDDLMVDNFVPMGASCGLPFLLVPLRDRGALSRAKVDLGLWEGVLKDFWAPHVYPFVQTGEDCFQVRMFAPGLNITEDPATGSAATAFAGYLATYKQGDGCWSWNIAQGLEMGRPSQIRAIALKTDNIIEEIRVGGESVIVTEGFLRC from the coding sequence ATGAAATTTTACACCTTAGACGTTTTCACAAATCAGATTTTTTCGGGAAATCAATTGGCTGTTTTTCCTGAGGTAAAGGATTTGAGTGATGAGATTATGCAAAAAATTGCTGTGGAGTTCAATTTTTCGGAAACGGTGTTTGTTTTTGATGACGAGAAGGCCGATTTTCGTTTACGTATTTTTACTCCTGGGGGTGAGATTCCTTTTGCGGGACATCCTACCATTGGTACGGCTTTTTTGTTGGCTAAGTTGGGTAAGATTGATGTGGATGGTGGACAAGTTATTTTTAGGGAGGGGGTTGGTGATGTGCCTGTGACTATTTTTCAAGATAAGCAGGATAACCTATGGACTGAGTTAAGAGCGCCTTCTACCCTTGAATTTTACAAGGATTGCCCTTCGAGGGATGATTTGGCGAGGGTTTTATCTTTGGGGGTGGATGATTTGATGGTGGATAATTTTGTACCGATGGGGGCTTCTTGTGGTTTACCGTTTTTGTTAGTTCCCCTTCGGGATAGGGGGGCTTTGAGTCGGGCGAAGGTTGATTTGGGTTTATGGGAAGGGGTTTTAAAGGATTTTTGGGCGCCCCATGTGTATCCTTTTGTGCAAACTGGGGAGGATTGCTTTCAGGTGAGGATGTTTGCCCCAGGTCTTAATATTACCGAAGATCCTGCCACGGGTTCGGCGGCCACTGCTTTTGCAGGTTATTTGGCGACATATAAACAGGGGGATGGTTGTTGGAGTTGGAATATTGCGCAGGGTTTGGAAATGGGCCGCCCTAGCCAGATAAGGGCGATCGCCCTTAAGACTGATAATATAATTGAGGAAATTAGGGTAGGGGGAGAATCGGTAATTGTAACGGAAGGATTTTTAAGGTGTTAA
- a CDS encoding beta-ketoacyl-ACP synthase, producing MKVVVSGVGLISCLGDTQTTWDKMSKGLSGIKLSQPYDFLSAYPLGLINQYPSNIEDITLKVIRETLKSAHLSFPLPDMGVVVGSSRGCQGSWEIFAREWLQNQCTPTDWLKTFPCQPSTITAQYVGSFAPVFAPMGACATGIGAIAQGYELIKQGHCQRVIAGAVEAPITPLTIVGFEKMKALANTGCYPFALERQGMVLGEGGAMIILETEESARGRGATIYGEIKGWGSSCDAQAMTAPEESADSAIYAIKQCLARSNLSIKDIDHIQTHGTATQLNDHREALLIEKIFSHYPKINHTKAAIGHTLGASGAIATTVTLLSLHQQKLLLNYQPKKSEYPLNWVEKTENYSFKNSLCFSFGFGGQNAIIALSKYEN from the coding sequence ATGAAGGTTGTTGTTAGTGGTGTTGGTTTAATATCCTGTTTGGGAGATACTCAAACAACTTGGGATAAGATGAGTAAAGGATTATCGGGGATAAAATTATCTCAACCCTATGATTTTTTATCGGCGTATCCTTTAGGATTAATTAATCAATATCCTAGCAACATTGAAGATATTACCCTTAAAGTAATTAGAGAAACCCTCAAATCGGCTCATTTATCTTTCCCGTTACCAGATATGGGGGTGGTGGTGGGTTCGAGTCGTGGTTGTCAGGGTAGTTGGGAAATTTTTGCCCGTGAGTGGTTGCAAAATCAATGTACTCCTACTGATTGGTTAAAGACTTTTCCTTGTCAACCTTCTACCATCACTGCTCAATATGTTGGCTCTTTTGCCCCTGTCTTTGCTCCCATGGGGGCTTGTGCTACGGGCATAGGGGCGATCGCACAGGGTTACGAACTCATTAAACAGGGGCATTGTCAACGGGTTATAGCAGGGGCAGTGGAAGCGCCCATAACTCCCTTAACCATAGTTGGTTTTGAAAAAATGAAAGCCCTTGCCAATACTGGTTGTTATCCTTTTGCCCTCGAAAGGCAAGGAATGGTATTGGGGGAAGGAGGGGCAATGATAATATTAGAAACTGAAGAATCAGCCCGAGGAAGGGGGGCAACCATCTACGGTGAAATAAAAGGATGGGGAAGTAGTTGCGATGCACAAGCCATGACAGCGCCTGAGGAATCCGCCGATTCTGCCATTTATGCCATTAAACAATGTTTAGCCCGTAGTAATTTGAGTATAAAGGATATTGACCATATTCAAACCCACGGCACCGCAACTCAATTAAATGATCATCGAGAAGCTCTTTTAATCGAAAAAATATTTTCCCACTATCCCAAAATTAACCATACCAAAGCCGCCATCGGTCATACTTTGGGGGCAAGTGGTGCGATCGCCACTACCGTAACCCTACTATCCCTACATCAACAAAAACTACTACTCAACTATCAACCAAAAAAATCTGAATATCCCTTAAATTGGGTAGAAAAAACCGAAAACTATTCCTTTAAAAATTCTCTCTGTTTTAGTTTCGGTTTTGGGGGGCAAAATGCCATCATTGCCCTAAGTAAATATGAAAATTAA
- a CDS encoding serine/threonine phosphatase — MNMSTSPDDLILCQCIFSIPQDRDLEIPFGELDNGENLSRYALAMSYDHDQLTPFATKGDRHYYELLVTDTQPEKLSSLDENLEKVVEFDRKSLINAGIPGLAFPYLTLTEYSPLVPDLLDAWQDDQGSEYVIINQRDNWQSLSHFLSNNNITNHQVFHHLKTMAKLWKDLQKLKCAQTLLEEDNLGIGDSGDLEIKKLYFDDLDNLPHIRQLVEQWIFILEENNQTDAATPIKGLMEKIEEGKIDEIKELSEALNLIHQQAQLDDLLDENEEEFLIPPDKELEELADQFDFDEAEDDQEATVINNGENIDEQPTVVLPMTLLSLAECGMTDIGMKRSHNEDCFAVETKINKRETPQGIFCTGKGFFLVCDGMGGHAGGEVASALAVKTLYQYFQEHWQDELPEEEIIKEGILEANRVIYDANIDKGNLGAGRMGTTVVMTLVQDNQVAIAHVGDSRIYRVTRKWGLEQLTTDHSVAQAEMKNGIEPEIAFARPDAYQLTQALGPRKREFVHPEVSFLEVKEDTLFLMCSDGLSDNELLENNWQSVLLPLLSSKANLQEGSAHLLELANQINGHDNITCILARIKVQPNLEQKNPLL, encoded by the coding sequence ATGAATATGTCCACTAGCCCAGACGATTTAATTCTTTGCCAATGTATTTTTAGTATCCCTCAAGATCGGGATTTGGAAATCCCTTTTGGGGAATTGGATAATGGTGAAAATCTTTCCCGCTACGCCCTCGCCATGTCCTATGATCATGATCAGCTCACTCCTTTTGCTACTAAGGGCGATCGCCATTACTATGAACTTTTAGTCACGGACACTCAACCAGAAAAGCTATCATCTTTAGATGAAAACCTCGAAAAAGTAGTAGAATTTGACCGTAAAAGTTTAATCAACGCAGGAATACCAGGTTTAGCCTTTCCCTATCTCACCTTAACCGAATATTCGCCCCTTGTTCCCGATCTTTTGGATGCTTGGCAAGATGATCAAGGGAGTGAATATGTCATCATCAACCAAAGAGACAACTGGCAATCATTAAGTCATTTTCTCTCTAACAACAACATTACCAATCATCAAGTCTTCCACCACCTAAAAACCATGGCGAAACTGTGGAAAGACTTACAAAAATTGAAATGCGCCCAAACTCTCCTCGAAGAAGATAATCTGGGTATTGGTGATTCGGGGGATTTGGAAATCAAAAAATTATATTTTGATGACCTCGATAACCTCCCCCATATCAGACAATTAGTAGAACAGTGGATCTTTATCTTAGAAGAAAATAATCAAACTGACGCAGCTACCCCCATCAAAGGATTGATGGAAAAAATTGAAGAAGGCAAAATAGATGAGATCAAAGAATTATCCGAGGCTCTCAATCTCATTCATCAACAAGCTCAATTAGATGATTTATTAGATGAAAATGAGGAAGAATTTTTAATTCCCCCCGATAAAGAGTTAGAGGAATTAGCCGATCAATTTGACTTTGACGAAGCTGAAGATGATCAAGAAGCCACGGTTATTAACAATGGGGAAAACATAGACGAACAACCCACCGTTGTTTTGCCCATGACGCTCTTAAGTTTAGCCGAATGCGGTATGACAGACATCGGCATGAAACGTTCCCACAATGAAGATTGCTTTGCGGTGGAAACCAAAATTAATAAACGGGAAACCCCTCAAGGTATTTTCTGCACAGGGAAAGGATTTTTCCTCGTCTGTGATGGTATGGGAGGCCACGCAGGGGGAGAGGTAGCTAGTGCCTTGGCTGTCAAGACTTTATATCAATATTTTCAAGAACATTGGCAGGACGAATTACCAGAGGAAGAAATCATCAAGGAAGGTATTTTAGAGGCCAACCGAGTCATTTATGATGCCAACATTGATAAAGGTAATCTTGGGGCAGGAAGAATGGGGACTACGGTGGTAATGACCCTTGTTCAAGATAATCAAGTGGCGATCGCCCATGTGGGAGACAGTCGCATTTATCGGGTAACCAGAAAATGGGGTTTAGAGCAACTAACTACCGATCATTCCGTTGCCCAAGCGGAAATGAAAAATGGCATTGAACCAGAAATTGCCTTTGCTCGTCCTGATGCCTATCAACTTACCCAAGCCCTAGGCCCTAGAAAAAGAGAATTTGTTCATCCTGAGGTGAGCTTTTTAGAAGTAAAAGAGGATACTTTATTTTTAATGTGTTCCGATGGTTTATCTGATAACGAATTACTTGAAAATAACTGGCAAAGCGTCCTTTTACCCCTATTGAGTTCTAAGGCCAACTTACAAGAAGGAAGCGCCCATCTTCTCGAACTAGCCAATCAAATTAATGGTCATGATAACATAACCTGTATTTTGGCAAGAATTAAAGTGCAACCTAATTTAGAGCAAAAAAATCCCTTACTTTAA
- a CDS encoding SRPBCC family protein: MSNWLEHSVQIEVNAPIDLVWKLWSDLEKMPSWMKWIESVTILPDNEDLSRWKLASGGFEFSWLSRIVNLEKHQIIQWESVDGLPNRGAVRFYDRHQSSIVRLTVAYSIPGVLGQLMDNLFLGRVVESTIQADLERFKVYIENL, translated from the coding sequence ATGAGTAATTGGTTAGAACATAGTGTACAAATAGAAGTTAACGCACCCATAGATTTAGTTTGGAAGTTATGGTCAGACCTTGAAAAGATGCCTTCTTGGATGAAATGGATTGAGTCTGTTACTATTCTTCCTGATAATGAAGATTTATCCCGTTGGAAGTTGGCTAGTGGTGGTTTTGAGTTTAGTTGGTTATCTCGTATTGTTAATCTTGAGAAACATCAGATTATTCAATGGGAGTCGGTGGATGGTTTACCGAATAGGGGCGCTGTACGTTTTTACGATCGCCATCAATCGAGTATTGTTCGTTTAACTGTAGCTTATTCTATTCCGGGAGTTCTTGGGCAATTGATGGATAATCTTTTTTTGGGTAGGGTGGTAGAATCTACCATCCAAGCCGATTTGGAAAGGTTTAAGGTTTATATTGAAAATCTTTAA
- a CDS encoding peptidylprolyl isomerase, protein MNLVNNNNHWRIFLTICLVSLITLTGCQATSDSAVSGGNNSEDIESPIADVTEENQSTDIDNNIMSLPTLEGKAIVEMKVKGQSITIELDGNNAPITAGNFLDLVDKGVYDGLVFHRVVTDPQPFVAQGGDPQGKDPNFPVSRLGTGGYTDPNTNSQRYIPLEIRPEYDESAEDVTAPEIIYSTTTTMTPQLRHEYGVIAMARSQMPDSASSQFYFTLADLPFLDGNYAVFGKVTDGMDVVEGIAQGDRIESVEVISGIENLKR, encoded by the coding sequence ATGAACTTAGTGAATAATAACAATCACTGGCGTATTTTTTTGACCATCTGCTTAGTGAGTTTAATTACCCTAACAGGATGTCAAGCCACATCAGATTCTGCCGTAAGTGGTGGAAATAATAGCGAAGACATTGAAAGTCCTATTGCTGATGTTACCGAAGAAAACCAGTCCACCGATATAGATAATAATATAATGAGTTTACCAACATTAGAAGGAAAAGCGATCGTTGAAATGAAGGTTAAAGGGCAATCTATCACCATTGAGTTAGATGGAAATAATGCACCTATTACCGCAGGAAATTTCCTCGATTTAGTAGATAAGGGGGTTTATGATGGTTTAGTTTTCCATCGGGTTGTAACTGATCCGCAACCTTTTGTAGCACAAGGGGGAGATCCTCAAGGTAAAGATCCTAATTTTCCTGTGAGTCGTTTAGGCACTGGGGGTTATACTGATCCTAATACTAATTCTCAACGTTATATTCCTTTAGAAATTAGACCTGAATATGATGAATCTGCGGAGGATGTCACTGCCCCTGAAATTATTTACAGTACAACCACTACCATGACTCCTCAATTACGCCACGAATACGGAGTAATTGCCATGGCACGTTCTCAGATGCCTGATTCTGCTTCTTCTCAGTTTTATTTTACTTTGGCTGATTTACCTTTCCTTGATGGTAATTATGCTGTTTTTGGTAAGGTAACTGATGGTATGGATGTCGTTGAGGGTATTGCACAGGGCGATCGCATCGAGTCTGTGGAAGTTATTAGCGGTATTGAGAACCTAAAACGATAG
- the serS gene encoding serine--tRNA ligase, producing MLDLKQIRENPEKILQQLKTRKSDYNLTSILELDNKQRDIQSVRTELQARSNEIGKLIGQKIRNGANPGGEEIASLKQEGNEVKAKLADLEPQERELKAEIEGKLLELPNLPSDSTPIGGSEEDNVEIKRWGDEFKNRVSMDNVLSHDVIGENLGIINSERAVKVAQSRFVSLVGVGAALERALINFMLDRQIEAGYLEVMPPVLVNTDSLQGTGQLPKFAEESFKCEGENLWLTPTAEVPVTNFYRQEILDADSLPIYHCAYTPCFRREAGSYGRDVKGLIRLHQFNKVELIKVVRPENSEEEHQKMVRDAEGILQALELPYRVVELCTGDLGFSANKCYDLEVWLPSANTYREISSCSNCGDFQARRADIRFKERGVKGTGYVHTLNGSGLAVGRTMAAVLENYQRADGSVVVPEVLRPYLRRDVL from the coding sequence ATGTTAGATTTAAAACAAATTAGGGAAAATCCTGAAAAAATTTTACAACAACTCAAAACCAGAAAATCAGACTATAATCTAACCTCTATTCTCGAGTTAGATAACAAACAAAGAGATATTCAATCGGTGCGTACGGAATTACAAGCAAGGAGTAATGAAATTGGTAAATTAATCGGTCAAAAGATTCGTAATGGTGCTAATCCTGGTGGAGAAGAAATTGCCAGTTTGAAGCAAGAAGGTAATGAGGTTAAGGCAAAATTAGCAGATTTAGAACCCCAAGAAAGGGAGTTAAAAGCCGAAATTGAAGGGAAATTGTTAGAATTGCCTAATCTTCCTAGTGATAGTACCCCCATTGGTGGGAGTGAGGAAGACAATGTTGAGATAAAGAGATGGGGAGATGAATTTAAAAATCGGGTATCAATGGATAATGTGTTATCCCATGATGTGATTGGGGAAAATTTGGGGATTATTAATTCAGAAAGGGCGGTAAAGGTTGCTCAAAGTCGTTTTGTGTCTCTTGTGGGTGTGGGGGCTGCTTTAGAAAGAGCTTTGATTAATTTTATGTTAGATCGTCAAATTGAGGCGGGATATTTGGAAGTGATGCCCCCTGTGTTGGTGAATACTGATTCGTTGCAAGGCACGGGGCAGTTACCTAAGTTTGCGGAGGAAAGTTTTAAGTGTGAGGGGGAAAATTTATGGTTAACTCCTACGGCGGAAGTGCCTGTTACTAATTTTTATCGTCAGGAAATCCTAGACGCTGATAGTTTGCCTATTTACCATTGTGCTTATACTCCTTGTTTCCGTAGGGAGGCGGGTAGTTATGGTAGGGATGTTAAGGGTTTGATTCGTTTGCATCAGTTTAATAAGGTGGAGTTGATTAAGGTGGTACGCCCTGAGAATAGCGAGGAGGAGCATCAAAAGATGGTAAGGGATGCGGAGGGTATTTTACAGGCTTTGGAATTACCTTATCGGGTGGTGGAACTTTGTACCGGGGATCTTGGTTTTAGTGCTAATAAGTGTTACGATTTGGAGGTTTGGTTGCCTTCGGCTAATACTTATCGGGAAATTTCTAGTTGCTCTAATTGTGGGGATTTTCAGGCTAGACGGGCGGATATTCGTTTTAAGGAGAGGGGGGTTAAGGGTACTGGTTATGTCCACACTCTTAACGGTTCTGGTTTGGCTGTGGGGCGGACTATGGCGGCGGTGTTGGAGAATTATCAACGGGCTGATGGTTCGGTGGTTGTACCTGAGGTTTTGCGTCCTTATTTAAGAAGGGATGTTTTATAG
- a CDS encoding DUF938 domain-containing protein, translated as MKQFAPATLRNREPILKVLKKILPSEGGILEISSGTGEHCVYFAPHFPGCIWIPSDINEGAIASITAWKQESGQKNIDYPLMVDVTKPQWYQTFRESQIRAIVCINMIHIAPWDACIGLMAGAGHLLHHGDKLYLYGPYKRNNQHTALSNEEFDQYLQSQNRAWGVRNMETVVQTAEKQGLHLQQIIEMPSNNFSLIFEKQC; from the coding sequence ATGAAACAGTTTGCGCCTGCGACTCTGAGAAATAGAGAGCCAATTTTGAAGGTTTTAAAGAAGATTTTGCCCTCTGAAGGTGGTATTTTGGAGATTTCTAGTGGTACGGGGGAACATTGTGTTTATTTTGCTCCCCATTTCCCTGGCTGTATTTGGATTCCTTCGGATATAAATGAGGGTGCGATCGCCAGTATCACTGCATGGAAACAAGAATCAGGACAAAAAAATATTGATTATCCTTTAATGGTTGATGTCACTAAACCTCAGTGGTATCAAACTTTCAGAGAATCACAGATAAGGGCGATCGTCTGTATTAATATGATCCACATCGCCCCTTGGGATGCCTGTATCGGTTTGATGGCAGGGGCGGGACATCTTCTTCACCATGGCGATAAACTCTATTTATATGGCCCATATAAACGAAATAATCAACATACAGCCCTTAGCAATGAAGAATTTGACCAATATCTACAAAGCCAGAATAGGGCATGGGGAGTCAGAAATATGGAAACTGTTGTGCAAACAGCAGAAAAACAAGGACTTCATCTTCAACAAATTATTGAGATGCCGAGCAATAATTTTTCCTTGATTTTTGAGAAACAATGTTAA
- the psb29 gene encoding photosystem II biogenesis protein Psp29: protein MDKIRTVSDTRRAFYQYHTRPINSIYRQVVQELMVEMHLLSVHADFKQDPIYSVGVCQSFDQFMTGYQPEEDKNSIFNALCKAVEANPDDYRYQSATFLNFIEGKSAEDLINWLLNPVSENGLDENIVNSLKSVVERENFKYSRLFGIGFYTIINQLNPDLAKDEEKLAKLIAPYAEKLQLPVEKLKKDVDLYRSNLDKINQMLTVIAETIEASKKKRINMEKTEQKEEIN from the coding sequence GTGGATAAAATTCGTACAGTTTCAGACACCAGAAGGGCATTTTATCAATATCATACCCGCCCCATCAACTCTATTTATCGTCAAGTCGTTCAAGAATTGATGGTGGAAATGCACCTACTTTCCGTTCATGCAGACTTTAAACAAGATCCCATCTACTCGGTGGGAGTATGTCAAAGTTTTGATCAATTCATGACGGGTTATCAACCAGAAGAAGATAAAAACTCTATTTTCAATGCCTTATGTAAAGCCGTAGAAGCCAATCCCGATGATTATCGCTATCAATCGGCAACTTTTTTAAACTTTATTGAGGGAAAATCTGCGGAAGATTTAATTAACTGGTTATTAAATCCTGTTTCCGAAAATGGTTTGGATGAAAATATAGTCAATTCCTTAAAATCCGTTGTCGAGCGGGAAAATTTTAAATATAGTCGCTTATTTGGCATTGGCTTTTATACGATTATTAATCAACTTAACCCTGATTTAGCAAAAGATGAAGAAAAATTAGCTAAATTAATTGCCCCCTACGCCGAAAAACTACAACTACCCGTAGAGAAACTTAAAAAGGATGTTGACTTATATCGCAGTAACCTAGATAAAATCAATCAAATGTTAACGGTGATAGCAGAAACCATCGAAGCGAGTAAGAAGAAAAGAATCAATATGGAGAAAACAGAACAGAAAGAAGAAATCAACTAA
- a CDS encoding sensor histidine kinase: protein MIVSDPLSLKLTDLFPSNGSFNSQFTGITPAKTELKAQQEWDSAIASIQQLLHLTIAPQPPKTTQGVVISSPTPAITHTELLSSLEVAVFSPSLEGKMILPACEKNTIVTEQLFSPINIPLQEQDSLKNEEFCLVLTNEFSCLLVKGINPQQQSIFNFSFDPDLIHQAWVLLRKKLVINYQYQEKYLQELINKFSPRNPDYKIVSRFSQFLLENLRLIDLKPSEEKLNKQDKKRHQSISLKKTPLPPYAEIELLQALTHEIRTPLTSIKTLTKLLQKKTKSSPDLTKYLEMIEQECTEQINRMDLIFRVAELEATPHKQKQVNLVPICLEQILNQTIPIWKRQAQRRNIVLDFMIPQKLPQVVSDPVILTQMLGGLMEKFTRNIPSGGHFQVLVLPAGNQLKLQFLSESNLNSNQVKCLGKLLLFQPETGSLSLNPDVTKHIFNVLGGKLIIKQKQDKGEVLTVFLPLGKQKKLTID, encoded by the coding sequence ATGATTGTATCTGATCCCCTATCCCTTAAGTTAACAGATCTTTTTCCCTCCAATGGTTCTTTTAATTCTCAGTTTACAGGGATTACCCCCGCAAAAACTGAACTTAAAGCCCAACAAGAGTGGGACAGTGCGATCGCATCTATACAACAACTATTACACCTCACCATCGCCCCTCAGCCCCCCAAAACCACCCAAGGGGTAGTAATATCATCACCCACCCCAGCCATTACCCACACGGAGTTATTAAGTAGCCTTGAAGTAGCGGTTTTTTCCCCCTCCCTCGAAGGAAAAATGATACTTCCTGCCTGTGAAAAAAATACCATCGTCACCGAGCAACTTTTTTCCCCCATTAACATTCCTCTCCAAGAACAAGACTCCCTTAAAAATGAAGAATTTTGCCTAGTATTAACCAATGAATTTAGTTGTCTTTTAGTAAAAGGAATTAATCCTCAACAACAAAGTATTTTTAACTTTTCCTTTGACCCAGATTTAATCCATCAAGCATGGGTTTTATTAAGAAAAAAATTGGTCATTAACTATCAATATCAAGAAAAATATTTACAGGAGTTAATTAATAAGTTTAGTCCCCGAAATCCTGACTATAAAATAGTAAGTCGCTTTAGTCAATTCTTGCTAGAAAACCTTAGACTAATTGACCTAAAACCCTCAGAAGAAAAGCTAAATAAACAAGACAAAAAACGTCATCAAAGTATTTCCCTCAAAAAAACTCCCCTCCCCCCCTACGCTGAAATAGAACTATTACAAGCCCTCACCCATGAAATTAGAACCCCCCTAACCTCCATTAAAACCCTTACCAAATTATTACAGAAAAAAACAAAATCATCTCCCGATTTAACAAAATATCTGGAAATGATTGAGCAAGAATGCACCGAACAAATTAACCGTATGGACTTAATTTTTCGGGTTGCAGAATTAGAGGCTACCCCCCACAAACAAAAGCAGGTAAATCTAGTTCCCATTTGCCTAGAACAAATTTTAAATCAGACCATACCTATCTGGAAAAGACAAGCCCAAAGAAGAAATATTGTCCTTGATTTTATGATACCCCAAAAGCTACCTCAGGTAGTGAGCGATCCTGTAATATTGACTCAAATGTTAGGGGGTTTGATGGAAAAATTTACCCGTAATATTCCCAGCGGGGGACATTTTCAGGTGTTGGTTTTACCTGCGGGAAATCAACTAAAATTACAATTTTTGTCTGAGTCAAATTTGAATAGTAATCAGGTAAAATGTTTAGGGAAATTACTCTTATTTCAACCCGAGACGGGGAGTTTATCTCTTAATCCTGATGTGACTAAGCATATTTTCAATGTGTTAGGAGGAAAATTGATTATTAAACAAAAACAAGATAAAGGAGAAGTTTTAACGGTATTTCTTCCCCTTGGAAAACAAAAAAAATTGACAATAGACTAA